The Numida meleagris isolate 19003 breed g44 Domestic line chromosome 17, NumMel1.0, whole genome shotgun sequence genomic interval GACATTGGGGCAGAAACAATGTAGGTATCTCTCATGCTGCCTCCAAACCTTTCCTTGGCTGTTATTTTGTGTTCTGGGCTGCTGTGACAGAGACGTGGTTGGGCTGGAAATGTCAGAGAACGCCGATGGTTTTTGCTGGGGGTTTTATTTTGGGTTCCTTTGAAGTCCTCGAAGAGCTGAGAGCCTAATGTCTTGGAAAAATTGTCCTAAATCCTCTCTAAGCTGTGCAACTGGGGTGAACCGTTAAATATcgctgagctgcagggaggtgcCGTGCTGGCACACGAGGAGCATTTGCTGCGAtgcaggggatggggaagggtctcTGCAGAGCGTGGTGACATGAAAACCGCCTGCGTGTGCTTGCAAAAAGCCCCAAGGAATATttcttgagttttcttttttttttctttagtgggGGCTGGCCTGGATCAAACATCGCTAGAGATGTGTGCACTGTGTTCTTTGAGGGAGCAGTGGTTGGAGctaggtttctttttttttttttctgttgtatttcagCTTGATTTAAATCAAGGGGATTGAAAAAGTCCTCTAAATGTCCCTTCTGTGACTGTGCGAATTTGGCTtgcaaaatttcatttaaaaaaaaaaacaaaaaaaccccacaaaccaccaaaaaaaggGCCCACACGTGGGTGTGAAGGAGCCCAACGGCGACAACCGAACAGTTTCTGTAGCAAGAAATTTGCCTGCAGTGCTTCCCCATTCTGCCCAGCCCAACCACCAGCGCCTGCCTGCCACCCCGGACTGACGGGGGTGGCCAAAAGGGCCCCCACGGGGGCTAGAAGGGGTGATGTGCCCCGGGGCATGTGCTGGGTGCTCCTCTACCACCCACCCACGAGTGCTGCGCTGCACCCATTGGTTCCAAACAGCCCAGAGGGGCCGTGGGGTGTTTAGAGTATGGCAAGGTGTAAATGAGCAAACAGATTGGATTGCTTTGTGGTGGAAGATGGATCGTGCCATGGTGTAAGTCCAGCCCATGGGCTTCTCCTTGTGTGGGTCGGGGCCGTGGGTCATGCTTGGCTCTCAGGCATTTGCTCCCTTCCAGCCGCACCAGGCAATTCTGCCAGTGCCCGTGCAGTGCTCGTGACAAATCTCATTAACTCCAGATTAATGACTCAGCAgcccttttctccttcctcaagGGAAAGGAGAGTGTGGCAATTTCAAGGTGCCATGGATTAATCCCCAAAGCGCCCTGTGCCACCCACCACCCACGCCTGGTTCTGCGGGCTGAGCAACTACAGCCTGGGTTCAGCCTGCCCATGGTCACCAGGTCCAGAGCTGCGGGTACAAGAGGGAACCATCTTGCTGCCCTTTGGGCCCTGCTGCTCGTGGGACCTTGCTGGCCATGGGATCCTGCCTGTCCCCTGcctgtccccctgccccactgaGCCCTGCAGCCGCAGGGAAGGTAGCAGCGACTTTCCCACGGGAGGGCGCCAGGAACATGGGAAATGGGCACCAGGAGGGATGAGGAGACCCAAGCAAGGAGGGGACCCAGGCAGCTCGGTTTGGTTGCTTGGTCCCTGCCCCAAAGCACCAGTTAAATCCAAACCCCTTTAGCTTTTGCCAGTGTCTGCCATCAGTGCTGGTACTCAGGGCTCTCCTGGTGCTTGGCTGTCCCCTTGGCACGCAGTGACAGCTTGTCGGTGAGCCAGGCGTTAATCCCAGCATGAGCTGCTCCACAACCCCTGTCACTGCGTATAGAGAGTCCCCAGGGGAGGTCAGCCCACCTGGGAGACGCCTGAAGAAGGGAGCAGAAATGGGAGGAGATGTAGAGAGGTCCTTGTGTCCCTCCCAGTACCTCCCATCTCCCTTGGGTGTCTGCAGTGCCAGGAAGAGGGTATACCCACTCTGCTGCAGTGTTCCCCCCCCCTACCCCAGCAAGCCCTGCTTCCCCCGTGGTGGCTGCAGGTGACATGGGAGGCACAAGGTCACCTTGGAGGGTGGTACAACACCTCTACTCCCGTCCTCATAGCATTGCTGCCTGCCCAGCCACCCCATCATCTCCCGCTGTGGACAGAGAGGCTGATGGGGACTCTACAGCCCAAATCCCATCCATCACTGGACAAAAACAGAGGAATTTGTGTCTGTTCTttgctgctgggcacagagagAGCTCCATGCTCCCCCTGCCCAACCTTGTCCATCAGCTCCGTGCTGCATCAGCAGGCTAAAAATACAcagtggctgcctgcagggctgggggcaggcagCCATGCACCTCGGCCCTATTTCCCCTCATCCCACACCCAAAGAGACTTGAAACAGCCCCTCTCTGTGTGCTGGTCCCCTGGAAAGCTGTTCCCTGCAGGGTGATGTCCCTGTTGTCGCACTGCTGTGTATCTGAGCATGGATGTGCGGTCTGCTGTGGCTGGGGGGGAGTGCTGGGATCTGGTTTAGCCCCATTGTAGATGGATGGGGTATTTAAAGCCCCCATAGTCAAAAACTAACCAACTCCCAGTGAATGTGGTTGTGTAAGAGAAGCAGACTGGGGGAGAACAGCCCCTGTGATGGCGTGCGTGGTAGCTCTGGGGTTTGGCCGTAGGGAAGATGCTACCCTTCATCACAGCTTTGCCCATCCTgggggcacactgctgtcctgcagcGCTGACTGGGGGCTGTTCTCGGGGCTCTGCAGGGTGGGGGGCAGCTTCGCCAGCAGAGCGGGACCAGGGCTGCGGCCACGTAACCCCCACGTGTGTCCGCCTTCAGCCGTGTCTCTCTCATCCTCAGTTCCCTTACGCTGCTCCACCTCCTCAGGAACCCGTGAAGACCCTCCGGAGCCTGATCAACATCCGCAAGGACACGCTGCGTCTCGTCAAGTGAGTTCCCAGGGACGGTCCCCACCCCACTGTGTCACACCAGAAGGGGCAgagctgtccccatccccgcGCGGCCTTCATGGCCGCACTAGGCCGCACTGGGTCGCACTAGGCCCTGCTGGGCCACGCTCGCAGCCCAGCAGGATTAAGCGGGGCTTAGCGCTGCCTTTGAAgagatttgcttttttcttccttcccccactTCTGCTGAAGGCTTTGCCGGTGTGAGGCTGGGGATTGAGGCTGAGGTTTGGGATTAGGGCTGAGAGCCGCCTGCAGTACCCCTCCACCTGCGGCCCTGCCCTCGGGTAGATCACGCCCTCCCAgcgtgcctcagtttcccctggAGGAGGGCGGCCAGTCCCTAAAAGCTGTTTGGTGGGTGGTGAGGGGACTTTGGTGGCACCCCTTGTGCTCCCCAGGTGTTCGGAGGAGGTGAAGACCCCGGGGGAAGAGGTCAGCAAAGCCAAGGTGCACTACAACGTGGAGTTCACCTTCGACACAGACGCCCGCGTGGCCATAACCATCTACTACCAGGCCACTGAGGAGTTCCACAATGGGGTGGCGAGGTGAGGAGCCCCAGCCTGACATGTGTCCTCCCAGCATGGTGTGACCTCCCCAGCCAGGGgccagggctctgctggtggGCTTGGAGCATccccctgcagcacctccaccCTCCCTGTGGGAGCTGTGGCCAtgccagggctgcaggtgggCTCCTCACCCCTGCAAGTCCATCCCTATCACTGGCCCCATACAGGCAAAGTCCCTGCAGCCACTGCACCCCCCAGTCCTGTCTCGCTCCTATTGTTCCCACCGTGCTGGAGCTGAGACCACGTGAATTCATTGCCGCATCCTGTCCCTACCAGGGCTGTCACTGTGCCCTCTTGTCCCATGGATTATTTTAGCCCTTTTTAGGACTTCTTGCCCCAGCCCTCAGACACATCCAGCAGGGAAGCAGAGAACCAGTTCTGCTTGCTCCCCTGTTCCTGGTATCTCCATGAGCTGGAGGAGTGTGGGACTGGTGGCACTGCTGACCCTGTCCTCTCTCCGAGGGACAGCTACGTCCCCAGAGACACCAGCTTGCAGTCGGAGACGGTGCACTACAAGAGGGGTGTGTGCCAGCAGTTCTGTGTGCCCTCCCACACCGTTGACCCCTCCGAATGGACCGAGGAGGAGGTAAGTGCTGCCAGCCTGCACCATCCCCTGCACCAGTAGGGAAAGGGGTTGGCTATTTGACCCCTGCAGTTCAAAACAACTGTGGAAATGGCTCTAAAACACAGCgctggctgcaggctggtggGGAGCGCCCACAGGAGCTCATTTCCCTTGTTGTGATCACAGCCGGGGGGCATTTGCAAGGCttggggctgcagctcagctgttgGGAACTGCTTAGTATGGATGGGACGTGAAGCCTATCTCCTTGCTGCTCCTGAGCAAGGCTTTTCCTCGGTCTGTTCACAGCTGGGCTTTGACCTGGACCGAGAAGTGTTCCCTATGGTGGTGCATGCAGTGGTGGATGAAGGCGATGGTGAGAGAGGGGAAATCCACTTTCCTTGCTACTGTGGGCTTTGCCACTGCTGCCTGTACTGGCATCATAGTCAGGCAGCTCATGCCATCCCCCTTCTCCTCATGGGGACTCACCCTCAGTGCCACTATGGCTCTCTGTGCCCTCAGCTTGCCCACTCCTTGTGTCTTGCAGAGCACGCCGGGCACAGCCACGTGCTGCTGGCAACCTTTGAGAAGGTGAGTGTGTGGGGCTAGGGCCATCCcgccccctcccagcccctaGCCAGCACCAGGAGAAGCTGCCTGGGGCTCAGGAAGGGGCttgggctgctgtggggcctCTCATGAAGGTGCAATGGGAGCAGGGGCAGGCAGGCACTTGGGTGTACTTGGGCAATCCCAGGGGGGTCCACCTCCTTATTTTCTCCCCCAGCATGCTGATGGCACTTTCTGCGTGAAGCCCCTCAAGCAGAAGCAAGTGGTGAGTGAACTGCAACCCCGGGTGTTCCAGTGGGAACTGGTGGCACCCAGTGTCCCTGTTCCTCACCTTCCCTGTGCTCTTTCAGGTGGACGGGGTGAGCTACCTCCTGCAGGAGATCTATGGCATTGAGAACAAGTACAACACGCAAGACTCCAAGGTAGAGGGCCGCCAGCTGCACCCAGCTACCCTGGGCCTTCCGTTGTCCCTCTCCCCATCCTATAGCATGGGTCAGATCCCTCAGATGTGACCTTAACCCTTCTCAGTGCTGAGGAACCAGGCCCAAGCAGCTCTTATCTCCCTGCCGTGCAGGTCGCCGAGGATGAGGTGAGCGATAACAGCGCTGAGTGCGTCGTCTGCCTCTCGGATGTCCGTGACACCCTCATCCTGCCCTGCCGCCACCTCTGCCTCTGCAACACCTGCGCTGACACCCTGCGCTACCAGGCCAACAACTGCCCCATCTGCAGGCTGCGTAAGGGGGGAGCTCCCACCCTGTTTCCAGATCTCCCCTGGGAGAGCCTCAGGCTCCAGGATGGGGTGGCTTTTGTGGGGTTTAGGGCTCCTTTGGGATGCACCAGTGCCAGTTTTCATCCcgtctctcttcctcctctttttcctctttcccagctTTCCGAGCCTTACTTCAAATCCGAGCCATGAGGAAAAAGCTGGGGCCCCTCTCGCCCACCAGCTTCAACCCCATCATCTCCTCACAGACCTCTGACTCTGAAGAGCACTCGGTCAGCGCTCAGGAGAGCTTCGGGTGCCCCACCGGGGTGGGTTGGGAAGTGCTGGGGCTGGACACTGGGGTGGCAAGGGTTTTTAAATGCAAGCTGGGAAACGCAAGCAAAAATGGAGGCTGAAAATTGCAAAAAGCGTGGTAGGAGAAAGCATTGCGTGCCTTACATAATAATGCCTGGTTGGGAGGAAAGACCACAGATTTGGGGCTTTCATGGGAGCAGGGAGTTTGCCTGGTCTCCAGCTTttggatggggatggggatgggtggGGCAATGAAACATCGGGGGGGTTCTCACCCCATCTCCTCCTCCACAGTCCTCAGAGAACATCCCCCCAGGCTACGAGGTGGTGTCGCTGCTTGAGGCCCTCAATGGGCCACTGACGCCCTCGCCGGGTGCAGGGCCAATGCGGATGCTTGGAGATGGCCCCCCCGGTGCAGGACCACTGCCCACCTACAGCAGTACCGGCCGCCTGCCCCCCCTGCGGGCCCTCTCGCCCCTTGAGCGGCTCTCAGACTGTGCCCCGCCAGGGCTCAAGCTGAAGAAAGGCCTCTCCAAGTGAGTAATGTGGTGCAGGGGGGTTCTGGGGGAGATGCGGAGGGGGTAACCCCTCTGTTCTACTCCCCCATCTTGTAGGTCAGTATCCCAGAACTCCTCCATCCTGCCCGAAGAAGAGGATGAGAAGTCGTGTACCGAGTCAGAGCCAAGGGTCTCCAGGAGGAAATCCCCTGCCCGGCTGGAGGAGGTGAGCATTCTGTGTGCCCCTGGGTGAGGAGGTTTGTGGAGGCACAGGTTTTTGGGAGAACTTGTTTGTCCTTTTGGGAATCGCAGAGTCTGGATGTGGGGTTTTCCTCTCCTGGGCATCCTTTGGATGAATACCCAAGAGATCTGGATCTGCACCAGCTTGGTGCCATCCCCAACAGCAAACGGCTCCGTCCCTTCCTAAAACACCCCACAAAGGCTCCCACCCACCAGCTCTTCTTCCAGGAGTGTGGCGTGACACCAGATAGCGAGAACCTCACGCTGTCCTCATCGGGAGCCATCGACCAGTCCTCGTGCACCGGGACCCCGCTGTCTTCCACCATCTCATCTCCAGAAGGTATGGCTGATGGAGACCTCCATGGCCTCAGAGGGTTTGCACGGCTCTTGCTCCGTGTTCCACTCCTCTCGTTAGCCCTGCTTTTAATTACCCGGTGCTGTGCTCCCCTCagaagctgccagcagcagcctggcccAGTCCGTCATGTCCATGGCCTCCTCCCAGAGCCAACACTCGCAGATCAGCACTGACACCATCTCCTCCATGTCCGGCTCCTACGTGGCCCCTGGCACGGAGGAAGAAGGGGACATGCTCCCCTCGCCTGCAGCCGCCAGTGCCACCGCCTCTGATGGAGAGGTACAGGGGGTGGCAGCCCTTGTGCAGCACCActgctttaagaaaataataataattttttttttcccatttcccactTGTTCCTGCAGTCGACGCCTGTGGAGTCCCCAGATGTAAACTTTGTCAGCATCTCGGCTGAGGAGCGCGATGCCGAGGTACGGCGCGGCGCGGGGAGCCGGTGCTCCCGGTGCCATGGGGTGCCCCACTGTGCTGacacccactgcctctctgtgccACAGGGCAATGACGTGCTGGAGGATGAGGATGTGTCACCCACACAGGAAGATGGTAAAAGGCCCAGATCgctgtttttcccctccactTTTTGTTCGGTGGGGCGATGCTGTGCTGTCCCCAGCTCTTGTGTCACAGGGGGAGCACTGGCTGCCTTGGAGgcactggggctggggaagCACTGGCACAGTGGAGTTGCTCCTGGGTGGGTTGGACACTAGCAGGATGGGGACAGCTGGGTGGCCATGGGGACCCTGGGGCACATAGCAGGTGATGACTGGAGCTTAGGATGTGAATCCCTGCAGCAGGATAGGTGGCAGCGTGGAACCAGGCACCCAGTGGGGCGAAGCGTCCCCATGCACGGGCTGAGCTGGGGGATGCGGCACCtgggtgagcagcagctccccgAGGGCTGCCCATGCAGGAAGGGTgatgctcctgcagcccctccatGGGATGCAGCCGGGGCCATTTCCAAGGGGCCAAGTGGGAAAGCGTCTTCAGGAGGGTTACTTTTTCCTTGCCAAGAAGCtctttcagcatctctgaaaacCAGTCCCTTCACTATCCCCATCTGTGCTGGTTTCCATAGGAAGGGGTTGCAAAACTGTTCCTTTTGGGctactttcctctttttatttttgtttgcttgtccTCGATGTGCTTTCACAAGTCAACACGTGCGCACTGAGGGCTCCTCTTGCTTCCTCCCATGCACTCAAATAGCCAAGGAAAGATGCTGTCACCCCTGTGCCAGATGGCTTGGGTTACTTTGGAGAGGCATGGAGGCCCCCAGTGTGCCCCCTCCTGTGTTTGCAAGGCTATCAATAACAAAAAGGCATCAaacctctttctcttttaatctgGACTACCAGCCAGGCTGAGAAGCATGAGCCTGGCTGTCTTGTcatcagcaaaaaaagcaaagcacatccTGTGTCCTGCAGGAAGGCTCTTGTCCATGGTGAGGCCCAGGCAGGGAGCAAGTGGGGGCAGCTCCTGGCCTTTCCTGGCACCCCAAAAGCCAGCACCACCTTCCCCATGGGGAGCTCGGGTCAGCTATAAGCCTGCTTGGTCTGGCACCAAGAATTAAGGCGCTCATGGGAAGCCTCCAGCTTTGACGCCTTAGAACACGAACCCAAACCTGCTACCAGCAGTGCTGCCCGCACTATTTGGGATCAcccccctccctgcagctctgttgcCTGCATCTTATGGATGCACATCACCTGAGAGCTGGTCTCTTGTCGCGTATCTGGTGCTAAGAAGTGGAGTTGCCTCTCTTGCCTCCCAAAACCGCCATGCCCCGTGCAAAGCTTGGCTATTCAGCTTCCTTTGCCTCCTCCTGGCATCCCCGTGGCTGCACTGACGGTGCCAGAGCGAGGGGCTGCGAGCCCCCAGCGCGAGGAAGGAGCAGCTCGGTGCTTTGTctatttgctttgtttgaaaGGAGGTGGGGAGAGGAAAATCCCCGTGCCCCCCTCCCCACGTGCACGCCCCGCCGCGCTAACTGCGTTAACTCCCTTCCAGGCCCGAGGACAGGCGCTTTCCTCGGTCTGAGGTGTGACAATAACAATGACTTGGGCATCGCACACGTGAAAGCGCTGGACAATAAACTGTGCTCTGAGGCCTGCTTACCTGGTGAGTGGCCACTTGCTGAACATGAActtggggtgggggggatgcTCCCACTCCTCCCTGCATCTCCCCTGCCCTTCGGATCCCttcatctccatcccatccatctccatcccatccatctccatcccatcccctccaAGTGGTCCTCACCACCCGTTCCACGGGGACTGAGCGCCAGGCACACAACCACCCCCAGGTCTGGGTGTCCTCCCGTCCCCAGCTCAGTGCCTGCAGATGTGTTTCACTGAGGTGTTTGTCCCATGGCTGGAGTCTGCTGGGACATCGCTCCTGGGCGGGCACCAGCTTCCCCACAAGTGGCTGCGTGGCACAACCAGAGCCCACGGTGTGGTTCACAGTATTTTGGGTCAGGACATGaagcagagatgctccagccctggcCAGGTGCTGCCAGATCAGAACACTGAGCTGCCTGCCTTCCCTTTTCATCAGCCAGGGAGATAAGGCTCTCCAGGTCCTGATGtcttccagcacagccccaaagCTCCATCCCTCTTCTCCATCTTTTCAcactctttcttccctctccttctgcctttcctctgtttcttcacTCCTTCTCTCcatcccttttctctcttctttctccccacCCCAGCCTCCTCCGTCCACGTGAAAGTTCATGTTCACTCTGTGCCAACACAGATTTTTCTGCCCGTGCTTGTGTCCCCCTCCTTGCCCAGAGTTGCTGAAAGGTGACAAATGTATTGACGCAGAGGGCAGGGGCCCTGCAGCGATGGCAGGCACCTCTCCGTCAGCACAGAGGGATAAAAATGAGGGTAAAAAAGTCAAGAGGAGCCCTCTTGTTCAGCTCCGTGGCAATACATTTGtggaaaagctgaaagcaaCTCTGCCCCTGCCTGTCACTTTTGGCAGAATTGTTGGCGGGGGCTGGAGAAGGGGACCGGGGTGGGGGGTGAGAACTGCCTGGCCCCACTGGGTGGGGaactcccttccttccccatcccatctGGGAAAGCTTCCCACGCCGCTGCCTCGCCTCCCGGCTGCCCTGTTCCTGGTGGTTTCTGCTCGGGAGAAACACAGCGAGGCTCTTGCGGAGGAACAGGCTCCTGCCACAGCTGCCCCGtgcccctccagcagcacctggcaTCCCTTGGGTGCCCCTTTTGGTGCCGAAGCCGTCCCCGAGTGCATCCCCCTCCGTCGTGCTGAGGGACGGAGAGCTTTGCAGCCCAAGCAGCCACAGAGATGCTCTGGCAGCGAAGGATGAGGTCTCCATCCTTTGGTCCTTGCGTTTGCCCGGTGGCTGCTCTGCTTGCGAACCTTCTGTAGGCGTTGCCTCTGGGGCTGATGGGAAGaatggggagggggctgcctggcctgcagtgctgcaggatggcGGAGGGGatgggagcacagctggaggcGTGCAGGGAAGGCAGGGGCTCTGCCTGGGGGGTTTGGAGAACGCAACACGCTCCCTGCAGCCGGGGTGCCACAGGGCAGGGGGTCACGGAATGGACTGGAATGACCACGCTGGTCCTTTGGCGGTGGCCATCAGCGTTGggcagttttggttttgtttgctgggagcagggcgGCTGcttcctcccccagccccagctgcattCAGCCTGCGCTCACCAGCTGGCTTTGCACCAGTGATAATCTGAGGCGCAACTCAATGTTCatggtggtggtgctgggcgGGTTCGGGTGCACCAGTGCCGGAGCTTTGGCAGAGGTTGAAGGCTTTTGGCAGTGAACCGGGGCCGTGTTTCCCTCCCAGCTCTTGCAGGCTCAGATGTGAGTGTGTCTGCAGGACAGACACAAGCAACAGGGATTTTTCCTCCGGGGTATCTTGAGAGCTTAACATCATCT includes:
- the RNF157 gene encoding RING finger protein 157 isoform X5, which gives rise to MGALTSRQNAGVEEVDVPANSVYRYPPKSGSYFANHFIMGGEKFDSTHPEGYLFGENSDLNFLGNRPVVEPVKTLRSLINIRKDTLRLVKCSEEVKTPGEEVSKAKVHYNVEFTFDTDARVAITIYYQATEEFHNGVARDSYVPRDTSLQSETVHYKRGVCQQFCVPSHTVDPSEWTEEELGFDLDREVFPMVVHAVVDEGDEHAGHSHVLLATFEKHADGTFCVKPLKQKQVVDGVSYLLQEIYGIENKYNTQDSKVAEDEVSDNSAECVVCLSDVRDTLILPCRHLCLCNTCADTLRYQANNCPICRLPFRALLQIRAMRKKLGPLSPTSFNPIISSQTSDSEEHSVSAQESFGCPTGSSENIPPGYEVVSLLEALNGPLTPSPGAGPMRMLGDGPPGAGPLPTYSSTGRLPPLRALSPLERLSDCAPPGLKLKKGLSKSVSQNSSILPEEEDEKSCTESEPRVSRRKSPARLEELFFQECGVTPDSENLTLSSSGAIDQSSCTGTPLSSTISSPEEAASSSLAQSVMSMASSQSQHSQISTDTISSMSGSYVAPGTEEEGDMLPSPAAASATASDGESTPVESPDVNFVSISAEERDAEGNDVLEDEDVSPTQEDGPRTGAFLGLRCDNNNDLGIAHVKALDNKLCSEACLPAAVPDSCPIDIEE
- the RNF157 gene encoding RING finger protein 157 isoform X4 gives rise to the protein MGALTSRQNAGVEEVDVPANSVYRYPPKSGSYFANHFIMGGEKFDSTHPEGYLFGENSDLNFLGNRPVVFPYAAPPPQEPVKTLRSLINIRKDTLRLVKCSEEVKTPGEEVSKAKVHYNVEFTFDTDARVAITIYYQATEEFHNGVASYVPRDTSLQSETVHYKRGVCQQFCVPSHTVDPSEWTEEELGFDLDREVFPMVVHAVVDEGDEHAGHSHVLLATFEKHADGTFCVKPLKQKQVVDGVSYLLQEIYGIENKYNTQDSKVAEDEVSDNSAECVVCLSDVRDTLILPCRHLCLCNTCADTLRYQANNCPICRLPFRALLQIRAMRKKLGPLSPTSFNPIISSQTSDSEEHSVSAQESFGCPTGSSENIPPGYEVVSLLEALNGPLTPSPGAGPMRMLGDGPPGAGPLPTYSSTGRLPPLRALSPLERLSDCAPPGLKLKKGLSKSVSQNSSILPEEEDEKSCTESEPRVSRRKSPARLEEECGVTPDSENLTLSSSGAIDQSSCTGTPLSSTISSPEEAASSSLAQSVMSMASSQSQHSQISTDTISSMSGSYVAPGTEEEGDMLPSPAAASATASDGESTPVESPDVNFVSISAEERDAEGNDVLEDEDVSPTQEDGPRTGAFLGLRCDNNNDLGIAHVKALDNKLCSEACLPAAVPDSCPIDIEE